In Fundulus heteroclitus isolate FHET01 chromosome 18, MU-UCD_Fhet_4.1, whole genome shotgun sequence, a single genomic region encodes these proteins:
- the vtna gene encoding vitronectin a isoform X1 has product MKLSVLLLLALSAKAFNQDESCLDRCENGFEVQRKCQCDSMCKYYQSCCSDYEAVCAMTTRGDTFVIAEDDDNDDDLFETTAPSSKSPADVASTMPPVPDFNQRLARPSETNLKMTKPPRLELAATTEATQAPSTTTAAPTTTAAPDPDAEVCSGRPFDSFMQLKNGSIYAFRGEYFFELDQKSVLPGYPKLTKDVWGISGPIDAAFTRINCQGKTYIFKGNKYWRFDDGVLDDDYPRDISVGFDKIPDHVDAAFALPAHSHNGKERVYFFKGDQYYVYEFLHQPSHEECAAMSARSPSTLFRRYTDMYDSNYERFFGELFSDLPQHHDKHHFINKDWKGLKSPVDAAMAGRIYVAPWRSSSWPDPQRGTQWGQQYQQNRRLRGQRRQNRSPSWGSVAEQGMSMGQAFAERGMEMGLRLAERRMEMEERLGRDWDRRRDRDWDQDRRWSQDWDQDRRWDRDWDRYNQNNRGNYDTRNDRFLQREMPIQSVFFFKADKYYRVDLRTKRVDPAIPPYPRPIAKYWLGCSDTTGAEKK; this is encoded by the exons ATGAAGCTGAGCGTCTTGCTGCTGCTCGCTCTGAGCGCCAAGGCCTTCAACCAAGATG AGTCCTGTCTGGACCGATGTGAAAATGGCTTTGAGGTTCAGAGGAAGTGCCAGTGCGACTCCATGTGCAAGTATTaccaaagctgctgctctgactaTGAGGCCGTCTGTGCCATGACGA CTCGTGGCGACACGTTTGTAATCGCAGAGGATGATGACAATGACGATGACTTGTTTGAAACCACCGCTCCATCCTCCAAAAGTCCCGCAGACGTCGCGTCCACCATGCCCCCTGTCCCAGACTTCAACCAAAGATTGGCGCGTCCTTCAGAAACCAATCTGAAAATGACGAAAcccccgcgacttgagctcgccGCCACGACTGAAGCCACTCAGGCTCCTTCTACCACCACCGCTGCTCCCACCACCACCGCAGCTCCTGACCCGGATGCTGAGGTCTGCAGCGGGAGGCCCTTTGACTCCTTCATGCAGCTCAAAAACGGCTCCATCTACGCCTTCAGAG GGGAGTACTTCTTTGAGCTGGACCAGAAGTCGGTTCTTCCCGGTTATCCAAAGCTGACAAAGGACGTGTGGGGCATCAGCGGGCCTATCGATGCTGCGTTCACCCGCATCAACTGTCAGGGGAAGACCTACATCTTTAAG GGGAACAAGTACTGGAGGTTTGACGACGGCGTGCTGGATGATGACTACCCACGGGACATCAGCGTCGGCTTTGACAAGATTCCTGATCACGTGGATGCAGCTTTTGCCCTTCCTGCTCACAGCCACAATGGGAAAGAGAGGGTTTACTTTTTCAAAG GGGACCAGTACTACGTGTACGAGTTTTTGCACCAACCTTCCCACGAGGAGTGCGCCGCTATGTCTGCGAGGTCTCCATCCACGCTGTTCAGGCGCTACACAGACATGTACGACAGCAACTATGAGCGTTTCTTCGGCGAGCTGTTTTCTGACC TGCCTCAGCATCATGACAAGCATCACTTCATCAACAAAGACTGGAAAGGCCTCAAGTCTCCGGTGGACGCTGCCATGGCCGGCAGGATCTACGTCGCTCCTTGGAGGTCGTCGTCCTGGCCTGACCCGCAGCGGGGGACTCAGTGGGGCCAGCAGTACCAGCAGAACCGGAGGCTGAGGGGTCAGAGGCGACAGAACCGGTCTCCCTCCTGGGGGTCCGTGGCCGAGCAGGGGATGAGCATGGGCCAGGCGTTTGCTGAGAGGGGCATGGAAATGGGTCTGAGactggcagagaggaggatggagatggaggagaggcTGGGCCGAGACTGGGACAGGCGTCGGGATCGGGACTGGGACCAGGACAGACGATGGAGTCAGGACTGGGACCAGGACAGAAGGTGGGATCGGGACTGGGATCGTTACAACCAGAACAACAGAGGCAACTACGACACCAGAAATGATCGATTCCTCCAGAGAGAAATGCCCATCCAGAGCGTCTTCTTCTTTAAAGCAG ATAAATACTACAGAGTGGACCTCAGAACCAAGAGAGTTGATCCGGCTATACCTCCATACCCCAGACCCATCGCCAAGTACTGGCTCGG
- the vtna gene encoding vitronectin a isoform X2, which translates to MKLSVLLLLALSAKAFNQDARGDTFVIAEDDDNDDDLFETTAPSSKSPADVASTMPPVPDFNQRLARPSETNLKMTKPPRLELAATTEATQAPSTTTAAPTTTAAPDPDAEVCSGRPFDSFMQLKNGSIYAFRGEYFFELDQKSVLPGYPKLTKDVWGISGPIDAAFTRINCQGKTYIFKGNKYWRFDDGVLDDDYPRDISVGFDKIPDHVDAAFALPAHSHNGKERVYFFKGDQYYVYEFLHQPSHEECAAMSARSPSTLFRRYTDMYDSNYERFFGELFSDLPQHHDKHHFINKDWKGLKSPVDAAMAGRIYVAPWRSSSWPDPQRGTQWGQQYQQNRRLRGQRRQNRSPSWGSVAEQGMSMGQAFAERGMEMGLRLAERRMEMEERLGRDWDRRRDRDWDQDRRWSQDWDQDRRWDRDWDRYNQNNRGNYDTRNDRFLQREMPIQSVFFFKADKYYRVDLRTKRVDPAIPPYPRPIAKYWLGCSDTTGAEKK; encoded by the exons ATGAAGCTGAGCGTCTTGCTGCTGCTCGCTCTGAGCGCCAAGGCCTTCAACCAAGATG CTCGTGGCGACACGTTTGTAATCGCAGAGGATGATGACAATGACGATGACTTGTTTGAAACCACCGCTCCATCCTCCAAAAGTCCCGCAGACGTCGCGTCCACCATGCCCCCTGTCCCAGACTTCAACCAAAGATTGGCGCGTCCTTCAGAAACCAATCTGAAAATGACGAAAcccccgcgacttgagctcgccGCCACGACTGAAGCCACTCAGGCTCCTTCTACCACCACCGCTGCTCCCACCACCACCGCAGCTCCTGACCCGGATGCTGAGGTCTGCAGCGGGAGGCCCTTTGACTCCTTCATGCAGCTCAAAAACGGCTCCATCTACGCCTTCAGAG GGGAGTACTTCTTTGAGCTGGACCAGAAGTCGGTTCTTCCCGGTTATCCAAAGCTGACAAAGGACGTGTGGGGCATCAGCGGGCCTATCGATGCTGCGTTCACCCGCATCAACTGTCAGGGGAAGACCTACATCTTTAAG GGGAACAAGTACTGGAGGTTTGACGACGGCGTGCTGGATGATGACTACCCACGGGACATCAGCGTCGGCTTTGACAAGATTCCTGATCACGTGGATGCAGCTTTTGCCCTTCCTGCTCACAGCCACAATGGGAAAGAGAGGGTTTACTTTTTCAAAG GGGACCAGTACTACGTGTACGAGTTTTTGCACCAACCTTCCCACGAGGAGTGCGCCGCTATGTCTGCGAGGTCTCCATCCACGCTGTTCAGGCGCTACACAGACATGTACGACAGCAACTATGAGCGTTTCTTCGGCGAGCTGTTTTCTGACC TGCCTCAGCATCATGACAAGCATCACTTCATCAACAAAGACTGGAAAGGCCTCAAGTCTCCGGTGGACGCTGCCATGGCCGGCAGGATCTACGTCGCTCCTTGGAGGTCGTCGTCCTGGCCTGACCCGCAGCGGGGGACTCAGTGGGGCCAGCAGTACCAGCAGAACCGGAGGCTGAGGGGTCAGAGGCGACAGAACCGGTCTCCCTCCTGGGGGTCCGTGGCCGAGCAGGGGATGAGCATGGGCCAGGCGTTTGCTGAGAGGGGCATGGAAATGGGTCTGAGactggcagagaggaggatggagatggaggagaggcTGGGCCGAGACTGGGACAGGCGTCGGGATCGGGACTGGGACCAGGACAGACGATGGAGTCAGGACTGGGACCAGGACAGAAGGTGGGATCGGGACTGGGATCGTTACAACCAGAACAACAGAGGCAACTACGACACCAGAAATGATCGATTCCTCCAGAGAGAAATGCCCATCCAGAGCGTCTTCTTCTTTAAAGCAG ATAAATACTACAGAGTGGACCTCAGAACCAAGAGAGTTGATCCGGCTATACCTCCATACCCCAGACCCATCGCCAAGTACTGGCTCGG